In Flavobacterium sp. N3904, one DNA window encodes the following:
- a CDS encoding DUF1599 domain-containing protein, which translates to MKNTSQEYDNVIAICRSLFINKMKDYGSAWRILRLPSLTDQIFIKAQRIRSLQENEIRKVDEDETGEFIGIINYSIMALIQLELGVVDQPDLDTEKATQLYDAKVALTKELMENKNHDYGEAWREMRVSSLTDLILQKLLRVKQIEDNKGKTIVSEGIDANYQDMINYSIFALILMGFKK; encoded by the coding sequence ATGAAGAATACTTCACAAGAATATGATAACGTGATTGCCATTTGTCGCTCACTGTTTATCAACAAAATGAAAGATTATGGTAGTGCCTGGCGCATTTTGAGACTTCCTTCTCTAACCGATCAAATTTTTATAAAAGCCCAAAGAATTAGAAGTTTACAGGAAAATGAAATCCGAAAAGTCGATGAAGACGAAACCGGAGAATTCATTGGTATTATCAATTATTCGATTATGGCATTGATTCAATTGGAATTGGGAGTAGTCGATCAACCCGATTTGGATACCGAAAAAGCAACTCAATTATACGATGCCAAAGTAGCGTTGACCAAAGAACTAATGGAAAACAAAAACCATGATTATGGAGAAGCTTGGCGCGAAATGCGTGTAAGCTCACTAACTGATTTGATTTTGCAAAAATTACTTCGGGTAAAACAAATAGAAGACAACAAAGGAAAAACAATTGTGTCAGAAGGAATAGATGCCAATTATCAGGACATGATTAATTATTCTATTTTTGCCTTGATTCTAATGGGTTTTAAGAAATAA
- the folP gene encoding dihydropteroate synthase — MTINCKEQLIDLSTPKVMGILNVTPNSFFDGGKYKNENELLERVEKMLREGAAFIDVGAYSSKPNAEFVSEEEEISRIIPVVNLLQKHFPEIILSIDTFRAGVAKICIENGAAIINDISAGKLDDKMLETIAKYNVPYIMMHMKGTPQTMQTLTQYEDIIKEMLFYFSERIAAARSLGINDIIVDPGFGFAKTLAQNYDVMQKLELFQMLDLPLLVGISRKSMIYKILDSNAEMALNGTTVLNTIALIKGAKILRVHDVKEAVECITLFNKLN, encoded by the coding sequence ATGACAATAAATTGCAAAGAACAACTCATAGACTTATCTACACCAAAAGTAATGGGAATTTTGAATGTAACTCCCAATTCTTTTTTTGATGGTGGGAAGTATAAAAATGAAAACGAACTTCTGGAACGAGTGGAGAAAATGCTCAGAGAGGGAGCCGCTTTTATTGATGTTGGAGCATATTCGAGTAAGCCCAATGCCGAATTTGTTTCGGAGGAAGAGGAGATCTCGAGAATTATTCCTGTTGTTAATTTGCTGCAAAAACATTTTCCTGAAATTATACTTTCAATAGATACTTTTAGGGCTGGAGTGGCTAAAATATGTATCGAAAATGGAGCAGCGATTATCAATGATATTTCGGCCGGGAAACTCGATGATAAAATGTTGGAAACTATTGCTAAATATAATGTTCCGTATATCATGATGCACATGAAAGGAACGCCACAAACGATGCAAACGCTTACGCAATATGAAGATATAATCAAGGAAATGTTGTTCTATTTTTCGGAGCGGATTGCTGCTGCAAGATCGCTTGGAATAAATGATATAATTGTGGATCCTGGTTTTGGTTTTGCCAAAACACTGGCCCAAAATTATGATGTGATGCAAAAATTAGAATTGTTTCAAATGCTGGATTTGCCATTATTGGTTGGGATTTCCAGAAAATCGATGATTTACAAAATATTGGATTCGAATGCAGAAATGGCGCTGAACGGTACCACAGTTCTGAATACGATTGCGTTGATCAAAGGGGCTAAAATCCTTAGGGTCCACGATGTAAAAGAAGCGGTCGAATGCATTACTTTGTTTAATAAACTAAATTAA
- a CDS encoding CHRD domain-containing protein encodes MLKIIIYLSVSLLFISSVSCSNSDDSPNSPVVSFNATLKGANEVPPTISDAKGTAKLSYDKTTRIFTLTVTYSGLTPTSGHVHVGAKDINGDALYTFTNLTSPITFTSPALNSFQESLLMYNSFYINLCSDTFPEGEIRGQLITNSPGGGCGSCVGTLGEVVN; translated from the coding sequence ATGCTTAAGATTATTATTTATTTATCAGTTTCACTCCTATTTATTAGCTCCGTTTCTTGTTCCAATAGTGATGATTCCCCTAACTCTCCGGTTGTATCTTTTAATGCTACTTTAAAAGGAGCAAATGAAGTACCTCCGACCATATCAGATGCAAAAGGTACAGCGAAATTGAGTTATGATAAAACCACCAGAATTTTTACATTAACTGTAACATATTCTGGCTTAACCCCTACCTCAGGACACGTACATGTTGGTGCCAAAGACATTAATGGTGATGCTCTATATACGTTTACAAATTTAACCTCCCCAATAACTTTTACCAGTCCTGCTTTAAATTCATTTCAAGAAAGCCTACTTATGTACAATTCTTTTTATATAAATCTATGCAGCGATACTTTTCCGGAAGGAGAAATAAGGGGACAACTCATCACAAATAGCCCTGGCGGAGGTTGCGGTAGCTGTGTCGGTACCCTTGGCGAGGTGGTAAATTAA
- the rlmH gene encoding 23S rRNA (pseudouridine(1915)-N(3))-methyltransferase RlmH codes for MNIKLIAIGKTDNKALQTLIDDYTKRLSFYIKFDLEIIPDIKNVKNLSESQQKEKEGELILAKITPTDQLILLDENGKTFSSVAFSDELQKKMNSGVKTLVFVIGGPYGFSDTVYAKANGKISLSLMTFSHQMVRLFFIEQLYRGFTILRNEPYHHQ; via the coding sequence ATGAATATCAAACTTATCGCCATCGGCAAAACAGACAATAAAGCATTACAAACCTTAATTGATGATTACACCAAACGGTTGTCGTTTTATATCAAGTTTGATCTGGAGATTATTCCAGATATCAAAAACGTGAAAAACTTATCCGAAAGTCAGCAAAAAGAGAAAGAAGGCGAGCTTATTTTGGCCAAAATTACTCCAACAGATCAGCTCATTTTATTGGACGAAAACGGAAAAACCTTTTCCAGCGTTGCCTTTTCAGACGAATTACAAAAGAAGATGAACTCGGGAGTAAAAACATTGGTATTTGTAATTGGTGGTCCTTACGGCTTTTCGGATACCGTCTACGCTAAGGCAAATGGAAAGATTTCGCTTTCGTTAATGACATTTTCGCATCAAATGGTGCGGTTATTTTTTATCGAACAATTGTATCGTGGCTTTACTATTTTGAGAAATGAACCATATCATCATCAATAA